GATTACGATTTTGGAAATAATTTTACAGCTGTAGATACAAATAGAAAAGGTGAAATGCTTTATAGAAGTACTTTTTTTGATGGTAAATCAAATAAAGCAAAAAAAATCTTTGCAAATAATCAGATTTGGTTGATTTTAGGAGAAAATGGTTACATATATACTTGGGGCTATGATACTGGAAGTGGATTTTCTGGTGCAGGAGAATTAAGATTTAATTATAGTTGCGGTTGGTTTAATTGTAGTACTAATTCAAATAAATTACCAGAAGTTATTTCCTCTACAAAATTTTCTGACATATCTTATCTTTTAACTATTGGGCATAGAAAAATGGCAGGATTATCTGAAACAGGTGATATTTATATTTGGGGAAGAGAATATCTAAAAGATAATTCTTCATCATCATTTGAAACATATACTTGTGATAATAAATGGAATAATATAAATTATGATTTATGCTCTCCAACAAAAGTACAAACAAATAATTCAACAATGGCAACAACTTTAAAATTTGAGTCTATACAAGGTGGATTAGATGCCTTTGTTGCTAAAACGGATGATGGAAAATATTACAAAATATCACATCCTAAAAATAAAAAAATAGAAGTTGTTTCAGTTGATGAATCTATTAAGGGGTATTCTGAATATAGTGAAAGTAATGATTTAGAAATTTTATCAGTAGATTTTTCTAGAAAAATAAGTGAACAGGGATTAAGTAATAGATATATTCCTAGTTCAGGAATAGTTTGGATAAATAGTAAAAATGAATTAAAAGGTGACTATTTCACTTCTTCAAATAAAGATGATAAAATATTCAAAAATGCAATTAAACAGATAAAATGGAAAAAAATAAAAGTTATTGATGATGATAATGGAATGTGTGGAATAGATATAAATGATCAAATGTATTGTTGGGGAATACAATCATTTTATAGAGATGGAACATCATATAGTGATTATATGGGAAATACATTTATGATACCTGTGTTTAATACAAATTTGTATGATATAAATAAAGATTTTTTAGTTGTTGAGGGTGGTAATTATGGATATCTTACAAGTATAACATCTGGTGAGTGGTCTATTACAAATAGTGATGGGAAAACAGGTGCATTTTTTATGAAATATCCTACATATATAGGTGGATTTAATTATGAATTTATATTTAAGTAAAAATTTAAAAGGGAAAATATGAAAAAAATAAGTTTGATTTTATTAGGATTTGTTACAGTGATAAATCTTTATGCAGAGGAACAAAATTTACAGAATATGGATAAATTAGATGCTTTAGATCAACAATCTAAAGAGTTTTTTAAAGCTATAACTGGACTTGAAAAAGATTATTTAGAAGAACAAGTTAATGCTATAAAAAATAAAAAAGTAGAACAAAATATAAATCCAAATATTCCAAATCAACCTCAAGTAATTATAAAAGAAGAACCAAAATTATCTCAAGAAGATTATGAAAAAAATGTATTTACACACCAAAATGAGATGGCTAGATTAACAACTGATTTTACTAGAACAAAAAAATTAAAAGATTTAAAAATCAAAAGTATGTACTCTTTTAATGGAAAAGATTATGTTGTTTTAGAATTGATTGATGAAACAGCTACAAGTAAACAAAATGGTTTGACAAAAACAGAGTTAAGTGCAAATATTGAAGGAAGATATGTTGAAGGTGATAGTATCTTAGGACATAAAATTATTGATATTAATACAAGAACAAAAAGTGTTGAATTATATAAAAAACTTGATGAAGAGTACGGATATACAATCTATTTAAGTAATTATGGAATCTCTGTTAGCGACTTAAAGAAAATAGAAGTAAATGAAGAAACTAAGAAAGATGAAAAAGAAAATAAGAGTGTAAAAAAAGTTTTTGAACAAGTTAAAACTGAACAAAAAACTACAAATAATAAAGATAAGTCTTGTTACATTGTAAATAAACAAAATCTAAATGTAAGAAATAATACAAGTTCTGATGCAAAAATTTTAAGAATTTTAAAACTTGATGATAAATTTACAATAAAAGAAAAAAATAATGATTGGCTTCAAATAGATACAATTTATAAAAAAGTTTCAGGTGATGTAATGGATGTATCAAATCAAAATAATTGGGTTCAATTAGCAGAGGAAAATGTAAGTTTAAGTGATAATTGTAAATAGGAAATTAAATTGGAAAATCAAAAAGATTATAAATCAGAAATTTTTGCAAATATAGAAAAAATTTCAAATGAAGTTCTTATATTAAAAAGTAAATACAATAAATTTTTTAATATAGAAGAGATTTTTTCTAGTGAAAATGGTGGAAAAACAAGATTAAATAGACAAATATTTAATGAAAACCATGAAAATATCCAATCATCAATTTTAGAGATTAGTTTATCTTTAGATGAAATTACAGGTTTAATTAAAGAGCAAATGAGAGTTGTTTTAAATAATAACAATCAATTTGAAAAAGCCGAATTAAATACACTAATTTTTGATGATAAAAATTTCTTAGAGATATTATCTTTGGATTTAGATACACATGGCATAAAAGGTGAAGCAAAAAAAAGATGTCTAAATGAGATAAAAGAGTTAATTAATCTAAAAAATAAAGTTTTCAATTTACGATATTTTATAGATATGTTTGATACTACAATTTTCGATAAATATATAAATAGATTGGGTGTTGAAGATTTGATTAATAGTACAATAATCTTTGAAATAATAGATTCCTATGCTTTACAATTTGAAGAAGTAAAAAAGTTTGCAGAACAATTAACAACATTAGGTACAGAGAGTCAAAAAATTACAAACTTAAATAGTATTAATTCTTTACTTGAATTACATAAAAGAAGAGTTGATAACTATATGTATGCTGGTATAAAGTATAAAATATTTATTGAATATAATTGTGAAGTAAGTATCAATAAACCTGTATATCTAAATATGGCTTATATTGAAAATATTTTATCAGCAATAATAGAACAATCATCAATGGATGTTGTTAAAAAAGAGTTAAAAAA
The genomic region above belongs to Arcobacter ellisii and contains:
- a CDS encoding SH3 domain-containing protein gives rise to the protein MKKISLILLGFVTVINLYAEEQNLQNMDKLDALDQQSKEFFKAITGLEKDYLEEQVNAIKNKKVEQNINPNIPNQPQVIIKEEPKLSQEDYEKNVFTHQNEMARLTTDFTRTKKLKDLKIKSMYSFNGKDYVVLELIDETATSKQNGLTKTELSANIEGRYVEGDSILGHKIIDINTRTKSVELYKKLDEEYGYTIYLSNYGISVSDLKKIEVNEETKKDEKENKSVKKVFEQVKTEQKTTNNKDKSCYIVNKQNLNVRNNTSSDAKILRILKLDDKFTIKEKNNDWLQIDTIYKKVSGDVMDVSNQNNWVQLAEENVSLSDNCK